One Notolabrus celidotus isolate fNotCel1 chromosome 16, fNotCel1.pri, whole genome shotgun sequence DNA window includes the following coding sequences:
- the LOC117827496 gene encoding adhesive plaque matrix protein-like: MACGVHLGIVLVVLAQTEYVRCLWSTQGQSSQRQNSNGYVGLLQQESGLFRLSASNPQNELRQASVSQGLTQNSGLNTQAAGSRAYSQGHSSNSYSQTLSQPSQSVRLVQTNSVSKPNWQKAKTKHVNEPKKPFFGLSTAIASGSSVSKYDDSKKKTWPVQQKTQSSSRYPSSRSASSQSPSSKHSYRSPVQKAPGAAAQSSAYFAQGGYPRSPKSASLFSPRAPSSQRPLVQMQTSATAPARRVSMRHPSKTSRQSSQQNAPLSFQAHSRNSPASRNGEGLRYSPTTIYSIPKRFGGFEIRRLREPDVQKEASAMKPQQTYTASSGHRGSYKPQAQSFTQQEQTYSAPSAQSVSYKPQVQSVREPAQTYTDYSAHKVSYKPQVQTIRNPQQTHMAPSKPYQSYVAPSAQAVSYRPQAQSERKPQPVQMAPSAQIVSYKPQVQSVRKPEQTYTASSAHHGSFKPQGYSDWKPQQAHMAPSASSVSYKPQQAYSVSSARSVLFKPQSQSVLQPGQTHSGPSAQTGSYKPQVQSVQQEARWKSNMQD, translated from the exons ATGGCTTGTGGAGTTCATTTGGG gattgtgcTGGTTGTCCTTGCTCAAACAGAGTATGTACGCTGTTTATGGTCTACACAAG GTCAAAGTTCCCAGAGACAGAACAGCAATGGCTATGTTGGCCTCTTGCAACAGGAAAGTGGACTTTTTAGACTCAGTGCCAGCAATCCCCAGAATGAACTCAGACAGGCCTCTGTTTCTCAAGGTCTGACCCAGAACAGCGGCCTCAACACACAGGCTGCAGGCAGCAGAGCTTATAGCCAAGGACACTCCAGTAACAGCTACTCTCAGACTCTGTCACAGCCGTCTCAGAGTGTCAGGTTGGTGCAGACTAACTCTGTGTCAAAGCCTAACTGGCAGAAAGCAAAGACAAAGCATGTAAATGAGCCTAAGAAGCCTTTCTTTGGCCTGTCTACTGCTATTGCTAGTGGAAGTTCTGTGAGTAAGTATGATGACAGCAAGAAGAAGACTTGGCCAGttcagcagaaaacacagagctctAGCAGATATCCATCCAGCAGGTCTGCATCCTCTCAGAGTCCATCCAGCAAACACTCCTACCGGTCACCTGTACAGAAAGCTCCCGGTGCTGCAGCTCAATCATCAGCCTACTTCGCACAAGGAGGCTATCCTCGCTCTCCAAAGTCAGCCAGTCTGTTTAGCCCAAGAGCCCCTTCATCACAGAGGCCCCTTGTACAGATGCAGACCTCAGCAACCGCCCCTGCTAGAAGAGTGTCTATGCGTCATCCCTCTAAGACCTCTCGACAGTCCAGTCAACAAAATGCCCCTCTTAGCTTCCAAGCCCACTCTCGTAATTCGCCGGCCTCCAGGAATGGTGAGGGTCTGCGCTACTCTCCAACCACGATCTACAGCATTCCCAAGCGGTTTGGTGGTTTTGAGATCAGACGGCTTAGAGAACCTGATGTTCAGAAGGAAGCAAGTGCCATGAAGCCCCAGCAGACCTACACCGCTTCTTCAGGGCACAGGGGGTCCTACAAACCTCAGGCCCAGAGCTTTACGCAGCAAGAGCAGACCTACAGTGCTCCATCAGCACAGTCTGTGTCTTACAAACCTCAGGTCCAGAGTGTCAGAGAGCCAGCACAGACCTACACGGATTACTCTGCACACAAAGTCTCTTATAAACCTCAGGTCCAGACCATCAGGAACCCACAACAGACCCACATGGCTCCTTCCAAACCATACCAAAGCTACGTGGCGCCATCAGCACAGGCTGTGTCTTACAGACCACAGGCCCAGAGTGAAAGGAAGCCACAACCGGTCCAAATGGCTCCGTCAGCACAGATTGTGTCTTATAAACCACAGGTCCAGAGTGTCCGCAAACCAGAGCAGACCTATACAGCTTCTTCAGCGCACCATGGGTCCTTCAAACCACAGGGGTACAGTGACTGGAAGCCACAACAGGCCCACATGGCTCCTTCAGCGAGCTCTGTGTCCTACAAACCACAGCAGGCTTACTCTGTCTCGTCGGCACGTAGCGTGTTGTTCAAGCCACAGAGTCAGAGTGTCCTGCAGCCGGGGCAGACCCACTCAGGTCCATCAGCACAGACTGGGTCCTACAAACCACAGGTCCAGAGCGTTCAACAGGAGGCCAGATGGAAGAGTAACATGCAGGACTGA